In Sander vitreus isolate 19-12246 chromosome 12, sanVit1, whole genome shotgun sequence, the following proteins share a genomic window:
- the LOC144526667 gene encoding uncharacterized protein LOC144526667 → MSSPGSSFVQIKHEDLLFYENCGGGSFGSVYRALWISQDKEVAVKKLLKIDKEAEILSVLSHKNIIQFYGAVLESPNYGIVTEYASAGSLYEYLSSEKSEEMDMEQVMTWAIQIAKGLHYLHAEAPVKVIHRDLKSRNVVMTADKVLKICDFGASKFLSHTTHMTVVGTFPWMAPEVIQSLPVSETCDTYSYGVVLWEMLTREVPFKGFEGLQVAWLVVEKQERLTIPTSCPASFAELMRKCWQADPKERPQFKQVLVTLETMANDSRLPDQCNSFLHNKDQWRCEIEATLERLRKLERELYSKEKELEERERRLRLWEERLMERSNMSPSPTSLLMERSNISPFFTPMSIGSSGSFFRSHSQDSNSAGVSSAGVSSAGVSCLLRTLSNGDTERGSSAALERGMGSLDSGRLHAVFRGLQGRFGEEDGEEEGTVEEKGWGERDDSGSMEGGGGGRVQVTLRSFPGGRVEREERTWEEGDRERGGMQRSRVTTIVRGYSGGFGEAEGEREREKEGGWEIEKLGDRLDERGMEGGIEGGRLPAMFKGLHGSLGGLGDMLSLDMDEMGDMERLGDMDMNMNLGDLGVMKVRSELGVRGHRSDMGVVVQGVRGDCSEAISQKIRGEVGVIGHSGVQVSMRASSNQNSVKSCSVRHGTKINMATAAMDMMELDWSDSD, encoded by the exons ATGTCGTCCCCTGGCTCGTCGTTTGTGCAGATAAAGCATGAGGACCTGCTCTTCTATGAGAACTGTGGAGGAGGCAGCTTTGGGAGCGTCTACAGAGCCCTGTGGATATCCCAGGACAAGGAAGTGGCTGTGAAGAAACTTCTCAAGATTGACAAAGAA GCTGAGATTCTCAGTGTCCTGAGTCATAAGAACATCATTCAGTTTTATGGAGCCGTGCTGGAATCGCCCAACTATGGcattgtcacag AGTATGCCAGTGCAGGCTCTCTGTATGAGTACCTTTCCAGTGAGAAGAGTGAGGAGATGGACATGGAGCAGGTCATGACATGGGCCATACAGATAGCCAAAG GGTTGCATTACCTCCATGCAGAAGCTCCAGTCAAAGTCATTCACAGAGACCTCAAGTCACGCAACG TGGTAATGACAGCAGACAAAGTGCTGAAG ATTTGTGACTTTGGGGCATCTAAGTTCCTGTCCCATACCACTCATATGACAGTGGTGGGCACTTTCCCCTGGATGGCTCCTGAAGTCATTCAGAGCCTGCCTGTCTCAGAGACCTGTGACACTTACTCCTATGGCGTG GTGCTGTGGGAGATGCTGACTCGGGAGGTTCCTTTCAAAGGTTtcgaagggctgcaggttgCATGGCTGGTGGTGGAAAAGCAAGAG AGGCTGACCATCCCCACCAGCTGTCCAGCAAGTTTTGCAGAGCTGATGAGGAAATGTTGGCAAGCAGACCCAAAG GAGCGTCCACAGTTCAAACAGGTGCTGGTAACCCTGGAGACCATGGCCAATGACAGCAGGCTACCAGACCAGTGTAACTCCTTCCTCCATAACAAGGACCAgtggag GTGTGAAATCGAGGCGACCCTGGAGCGCCTTCGGAAGCTGGAGAGGGAGCTTTACTCCAAAGAgaaggagctggaggagagggagaggaggctCCGACTGTGGGAGGAGAGGCTGATGGAGAGGTCCAACATGTCTCCCAGTCCGACCTCCCTACTCATGGAGCGCTCAAACATCTCACCA TTCTTCACACCAATGTCCATTGGTTCCTCCGGCTCTTTCTTCCGCTCGCACTCTCAGGACTCCAACAGTGCCGGCGTCAGCAGTGCTGGCGTCAGCAGTGCTGGCGTCAGCTGCCTCCTCCGCACCCTCAGCAACGGAGACACGGAGCGGGGGAGCAGCGCGGCGCTGGAGAGGGGGATGGGCTCGCTCGACAGCGGGAGACTGCATGCCGTGTTCCGAGGGTTGCAGGGCAGGTTCGGAGAGGAGGACGGGGAAGAGGAAGGAACCGTGGAGGAGAAAGgctggggggagagagatgacAGTGGGAGCATGGAGGGAGGAGGCGGAGGACGGGTGCAGGTGACACTCAGGAGCTTCCCAGGTGGCAGagtggagagggaggagaggacgtGGGAGGAGGGGGacagggagaggggagggatgCAGAGGAGCAGGGTGACCACCATAGTCCGAGGGTATTCGGGCGGGTTTGGAGAGGcggaaggggagagggagagggagaaggagggaggatgggAGATAGAGAAGCTGGGGGACAGGCTAgatgagagagggatggagggaggtaTAGAAGGTGGGAGGCTCCCGGCCATGTTCAAGGGTCTCCACGGGAGTTTGGGGGGCTTGGGGGACATGCTGTCCTTAGACATGGATGAGATGGGGGACATGGAGAGACTAGGTGACATGGACATGAACATGAACCTGGGGGACCTGGGAGTGATGAAGGTGAGGAGTGAGCTGGGGGTCAGGGGTCACAGGAGTGACATGGGAGTCGTGGTCCAGGGAGTCAGAGGCGACTGCAGCGAGGCCATCAGCCAAAAGATTAGAGGGGAGGTGGGAGTCATCGGTCACTCTGGGGTGCAGGTGAGCATGCGCGCCTCGTCCAATCAGAACTCTGTGAAGAGCTGCAGCGTGCGGCACGGAACCAAGATCAACATGGCTACCGCAGCCATGGACATGATGGAGCTCGATTGGTCTGACAGTGACTag